The Cellulosimicrobium cellulans genome contains the following window.
ACGCCCGCGCGGGTCGCGCTGCTGTTCGACTGGGACTCCTGGTGGGCCGCCGAGATGACGGACGGCTTCAACCGCCACGCGCGCTACATCGACACCGTCCTCGCGTACTACCGCGCGCTCTGGCAGGCGAACGCCGACGTGGACGTCGTGCCCGTGACCGCCGACCTGTCGCGGTACGACGTCGTCGTGGCGCCCATGCTGCACCTGCTGAAGGGCGACGTCACCGTGCGGCTGGAGGGCGTGGCCGCCCGGGGCGGGACGGTGCTGTCGTCGTTCTGGGCGGGCCGCGTCGACGAGGACGACAACGCGTTCCTCCTGGACGCGCCCGGGCCGCTCGGCCCGCTGTTCGGGATCCGGGTCGAGGAGACGGACTCGGCCGAGCCGGGCGTCGTGAACCCCGTCGCGCTGCACGACCCCGACCTCGACGACGTCGCCGGCACCGCCGGGACGCCGGGGAGCGCCGAGGCGCCGCTCGTCGTGGGCGGCGCGCTGGTGTTCGAGGTCCTGGTGCCGCAGGGTGCCGAGGTCGTGGGGACGTACGGCGCCGAGTTCTACGCGGGAAGCCCCGCGGTCACGCGCCACCGCGTCGGGGGGACCGACGGCGTTCCCGGTGAGGCCTGGTACGTCGCCACCGCGCTCGACGAGCCGGGCGTCGCGTGGGTCGTGCGCCGCGTGCTCGACCGGCACGGCCTGGTCGGCCCCTACGCCGACGTCCCCGACCTCGAGCTCGCCCTGCGCGAGCGCGACGGCGAGCGCACCGCGTTCGTCCTCAACCACGCCCAGGAGACCGTCGAGGTCGCGGCCCACGCGTCGGGCACCGACCTGCTCACCGGCCGCCGCATCGAGCACGGCGAGATGCTCCGCCTCGACCCGACCGACGTCGTCGTGCTGCGGGAGGACCGCCCCTGACGCTCACGGGGACGAGGCGAGCCCGGCCAGGCGGCGTTGCAGGAGGCGGCGGTCGCCCTCGCGGTCGACGAGCGCGAGGGCGCGGCGCAGGTCGACGACGGCGTCCATGGGTCGCCCAGCCCGCACGAGCAGCTCGGCGCGCACCGCGGGCAGCAGGTGGTACCCCGCGAGCGCGGGCTCGGCGGCGACCGCGCCGACCGCGGTGAGCCCGGCGTCCGCGCCGTGCACCTCCGCGACCGCGACCGCGCGGTTGAGCGCCACGACCGGCGAGCCGGTGAGGTCGAGCAGCACGTCGTACAGGCCGAGGATCTGCGGCCAGTCGGTCGCGTCGGCGTCGGAGGCCTCGTCGTGCAGCGCCGCGACGGCGGCCTGCACCTGGTACGGCCCGGGTCGCCCGACGGCGAGCGCCGTCTCGAGCTCGGCCACGCCCTCGGCGATCTCGTCGTGCCGCCAGCGCGCGCGGTCCTGCTCCGCGAGGGTCCGTGTCGCGCCGTCCGTGCCGACGCGCTCGTCGCGGCGCGCGTGCTGGAGCAGCAGGAGGGCGAGCAGCCCGCGGGCCTCCGGCTCGTCGTCGAGCAGGCGTGCGGCCAGGCGCGCGAGACGGACGGCGACGCCGGCGAGCGCCCGCCGTTCGGCCGATCCCTCGACCACGTCGGCGGGCTCCGCCCAGGCGTCGTAGCCCTCCGTGAAGAGCACGTACAGGACGGCGAGGACGCCGTCGACACGCTCCGCCCGGAGCTCGGCGGGCGGCACCCGGAACGTGATCCCGGTCGCGCGGATGCGGCGCTTGGCCCGGACGAGGCGCTGCGCCATCGTCGCCTCGGGGACGAGGAAGGCCCGCGCCACCTGGGCCGTCGTCATGCCGGTCAGCGACCGCAGGGTCAGCGCGACCCGGGCCTCGGCGGGCAGCGCCGGGTGGCAGCACGTGAACAGCAGGCGCAGGAGGTCGCCGTCGGGGTCGTCGAGGTTCCACGCGTCGTCGTCGAGGCCGACGGCGACCTGCTCGACGACGGGGTCGGCGGTGCTGCGGCCGTCCCAGGGTCCTGCGTCGACGCGGTCCCCCAGACGCGCCGCCGCGGCGACCCGCTCCGACTCGACCCGGCGCCGTCGGAGCACGTCGATCGCGTGCCGGCGTGCCGTCGTCGTGAGCCAGGCGCCGGGCCGATCCGGGACGCCGTCGCGGCCCCACGTGCGCAGCGCGGTCGCGAACGCCTCCTGCGCCGACTCCTCGGCGAGGTCGAGGTCGCCCGTGCTGCGCGCGACCGCGCCGAGGACGCGTCCCCACTCGGTGCGGAACGCGTCCTCGACGGCGCGGCTCGTGGCCGTCACGACCGGCAGGTCACGACCCGTCGAGGTCGAGCGGCCAGGCCGGGTGCAGCTCGATCGCGCCGCCGTACGCCATGGGGTGCTCGGACGCGATGGCGATCGCGGTGTCGAGGTCGGGCGCCTCGAGGACGTCGAACCCGGCGATCGTCTCCTTGGTCTCGGAGAACGGCCCGTCGGTGACGAGGACCTTGCCGCCGCGCACCCGGACACCGACGGCGTCCTCCGCCGGGCGCAACCGGTCGCCGACCACGGCGGCCCCGCTGCCGTAGTGGCGGTCGACCCACTGCTCGATCGGGGGCGCGGCCTCGGCCTCCTCGGGGCGCAGGTCGGGGTCGTGCGGCGTGCCGAGCACGAGCATCAGGTAGCGCATCAGAGGTCCTCCGCCCTCGTCGTCGCGGGCCGGCGGAGCGCCGTCGGCCCGTAGAGCAGCACGTCGGCGACGTCGATCCCGTCGCCGACGCTGCGCCGTCCGTCACGGTAGCGGAGGTCCGGCGGCTGCTCCCGGTTCGCCGCGAGGATCGTCTCCAGAAAGGTCATGGTGCCTCCTTCGTCGGTGCGGCCCGTGCGGCCGCTCATCAGGACGACGAAGCCCGGGTGGCGAGATCGACACCTCGCGCGGACGAGTTCTCGGAGCGGTCTCGCGTCAGAGGAGCGTCGCCGCGTGGGCCGCAGGGACGACGAGCGTGGACAGGCTCGGGTGCCACAGCGGCGTCGTGTGCCACGCGAGGGTCAGGCGTTCGCCGGGGCGGCCGGTCGCGACGAGGCGGTGCGGCGACGTCGGGAGCACCACGTGCGCCTCGACGGTGCCGTCGGGCAGCGCGCGGCCGCGCGCCGAGACGACGAGCACAGGGTCGACGACCGGGCCTGCGGCGGGCCCGGAGCCCCCGGCGGCGTGGGGCCAGGGCAGGACGCGGGTCGTCCAGCGGTCCTCGGCAACGGGGACCGGCTGCCCGCCGACGTCGAGGCGCCAGGAGTACGGGGACCCGGCCCGGACGGCGTGGAGCGTCCACGGCACCGGGCTGATCACGTCCTGCGGCGTCGGCTCCGGGTCGAGCTCCTGGTCGAGGATGCCCGGCCACGCGTCGAGCATCGAGAGCCGGTCGGCGAGGCGGGCGGCGGAGTCCCGGTCGGGCGGCAGCGAGGTTCCGTCCTCGCCCGTCCGCTCGACGAACGCCCAGATCGCGTCGAGGGTGGGCTGGGCGCTGCGCGTCGCGCCGCGGTAGCCGATCGCGAGCGCGCGCTCGGGGACGGCGACCGCGAACTGTCCGTACGCGCCGTCGGCCCGGAACCCGTGCCGGCTCGTCCACACCTGGTAGCCATAGCCGCGCGACCAGTCCGGCGGTTCGCCGCCGGCCACCCCGGGCGCGCCGCCGTGCTCCGCAGTGTCCGACCAGGGCTCGCGCATCGCGGCCAGCCACGCGGGCGGGATCACGGTGACGCCCGCATACCGGCCGCCGTCGGCCATCGCGACGGCGAGGCGCGCCATCTCGGCGGTCGTCACGTGCAGCCCCGAGAAGCCCTGGTCGAGTCCGTCGATCCCGACCCACCACGGGTGCGTGATCCCGAGCGGATCGAGCACGCGCGGGCGCAGGTAGGCGAGCAGCCGCTCACCGGTCACCGCCGTGACGACCGACGACAGCGCGCGCGACGCGGGCGAGCTGTACGCGAAGTGCGTGCCCGGCGCGTGCTCGGGCGGGGTCGCGAGCAGGCGGGGGAGGTCGAACCCGATCTCGGCGAGCTCGCCGGACGTGTGACCGGTGCTCATCGTCAGCAGGTGCCGCACGGTGAGGCCGGTCGGGTCGGGCAGGCCGAGCAACGCCCCGACGAGGTCGTCGACCTGGAGGCGACCCTCCGCCACGAGGTGCCCGACGGCGAGCGCCGTGAACGTCTTCGAGACGGAGTAGACGAGGCCCGGCAGCGGCGCGTCGTGCGGCGCCCAGGACGCCTCGACGACCGGGACGCCGGCGCGCGCGACGACGAGGCCGTGCGGGTCGAGCCCAGCGCCCTCGAGCGCGTCGAGCAGCTCGAGGACCGCGGCGGACGGGATCCCGTGCGCCTCGGGAGAGGGCGCGGTCGTGCCCGGGTGGGCTACGGCTGCGGTCACCGGCTCGGTCGCTGGCTGAGTCACGTGCTCAGTAGATCGTGCGGCCGTGCGCGTCGGCCACGCCGGACGCGCGCAGGAAGTAGGTGCACACGTGGTCGCGCCACTCGCGCGCCGAGCGGAGCTGCTCCGCGAGGCGCTCGGTGACGCGCTCGAACACCGCGTCGTCGACCACGCCGCGCAAGCCCTCCCACGTGCGGACGTACTCCTCGACGCGCTCGACGCCGGCGAAGTGCGTGTCGTACACGTGCTGGACGACGGTCGTGCCGTCGTGCAGCACGTGCCCGTACGGCACGTGGTGGAAGAACAGCAGCAGCTCGTCCGGGCACGTGTCGAGCGACTCGTAGACGTCGCGCCACGGCGCGGGGTACTGGCCGGTGTAGCCGGTCCCGGTCGCGCGGGTGCGGTCGACGCCGATGCCGTCGCGGTCGGCGAAGTGGTACGTGCCCCACGGCGAGTACTCGTAGCCGTCGACCGACGGCCCGTAGTGGTGCCCCGGGTTCACCATGAAGCCCACGCCGAGGGGGGCGGTGTACGCCTCGTAGGTGCGCCACGAGTCGTCGAGGACGGCGTGGAGCGCCGCCCGGACGTCGGGGTCGACGGTGCGGTCGGCGCCGGCGGGCGACGGGGACGCGAACGTCAGGGAGACCCACTCGTCGAGGACGCCGGCCGGGTCGAGCGTCGGGTCCCACGCGAGGCGGCCGAACGCGTAGAGGTTCGCCTGCGCGAGCGGGTGCCCGGTCCAGAACGCGTCGTCGCCGACGTTCGACACCGCCGCGATCCCGCCGCCCCGTGCGGCCACGACCTGGGGCGAGGCGTCCGGCCCGGCGCCCCCGACGACGTCGGACACGGTGGGGGAGCCGTCGTCCCCCTCGACCGGGCCCCACGGCCGGAACCGCAGGATCTCGCTCCACCACGGGCCCAGGTAGCACGCGTGCCGCTGCTGACCCGTGTACTCCTGCGTCACCTGGAGCTCGACGGCGAGGCGCGTGCGCGGCATCGCGGCGAGCACGGGCGAGACGGGCTCGCGCGTCTGGAAGTCCAGGGGGCCGTGCTTGACCTGCACGACCACGTTCTCGTCGAACCGCCCGTCGAGCGGGGCGAAGTGGTCGTACGCGGCGCGCGCCCGATCGGTCGAGCGGTCGCGCCAGTCCTGGGTGTGGTTGTAGACGAACGCCCGCCAGTGCACCGTCCCGCCGAACGGGGCGAGCGCCCGCGCGAGCAGATTCGCGCCGTCGGCGTGGTCGCGCCCGTACGCGAACGGTCCCGGCTGGCCCTCGGAGTCCGCCTTGACGACGAACCCGCCGAAGTCGGGGATCGCCCCGTACACGCGAGCGACGGCGTCCGCCCACCACGCCCGGACCTCCGGGTCGAGCGGGTCCGACGTCGTGAGCCCGCCGAGGACGATCGGCGAGGCGAAGCTCACCGACAGGTGTACCCGGATGCCCCACGGCCGGAACGCCGCGGCGACGCGCGCGACGTCGGGCAGGCCGTCGGTGAGGAGCCGCGCCTCGCGCGCGTGCACGTTGACGTTGTTGATCGCGACCCGGTTCACGCCCGTCGCCGCGAGCAGGCGCGCGTACTGCTCGACGCGCGAGAGGTCCTCGCGCACCTGCCCGTCCGCGTAGAAGATCGAGCCGCCCGCGTACCCGCGCTCGACCTGGCCCATGACCGGGTGCACGTCGACGTTGTCCCAATGGTCGAGCATGCGCAGCGCGTGCGCGGGCTCGTGGTGGCCTGCGGTGTGGCCGGCCGGGTCCGTCGTCCCGGTGCGCACCACGTGGAACCACGCATGGAGGACGGCGGCGTCGTCGTCCGCCGCGACCTCCACGCGGCCGTCACGGTGCGCGACGACGAAACCCTCGCCGCCGGGGACGGCGCCGGTGTCGCGCAGGACGAGGTCGGCGTCGCCGTCGACGAGGGTCGCGCCTGCACGGCGGGCCTCGCCGCGGACGGTCTCGGCGAGCGGGCCGTCGCCCGCGACGAGCACGGTGCGCCCGCGCAGGAACGACGTCGCGGCGTCGGGCAGCCAGGCGGGGTGCACGGACGGGTGGTCCGGGGTGGTCACGGGGTCTCTCCTGGGGGAACGGTCTGAGCGGGCGTGCGTGAGATGGTCGCGAGACCGGGCCGCCGCGGCGACCACGTCATGCATTCAACGGCGGGTAGGACGCCTTCGGCAGGTGGTAGGCGAGGTCGACGGCGGTCTCCAGCGCCTCGTCGAGGTCGAGGCGGTGCTCGGCGACGAGGCGGGCGAGGTGGCCGGCGTCGATCCGGCGCGCGAGGTCGTGGCGGGCCGGGACGGAGCAGAAGGCGCGCGTGTCGTCGACGAAGCCGCTCGTGTTGTAGAAGCCCGCGGAGTCGGTCGCGGCCTCGCGGAAGCGGCGCATGCCGTCGGGGGTGTCGAGGAACCACCACGGCGCGCCGAGCCGCAGCGCCGGGTAGACGCCCGCGAGCGGGGCGAGCTCGCGCGAGAACGTGTCCTCGTCGACGGTGAACGCGATCATCCGGAAGCCCGGGTGGTGGCCGAACGCCTCCAGGACCGGGCGCAGCGCGCGGACGTACTCGGTGCGCTCGGGGATGTCGTAGCCCTTGTCGGGGCCGTACGCCTGCACGACGCCGGAGCAGTGGTCGCGCAGGACGCCCGGGTGGAGCTGCATGACGAGCCCGTCCTCGGCCGACATCGCGGCCATCTGGAAGAGCATGTGGGCGGAGAAGGCCCGGGCGTCCGCCGCGGTGGCCTCGCCGCGCAGCGCGCGGTCGAGGATGCGGGCGGCGTCGACGTCGTCGAGGGGCGTGGTGTCGGCGGTCAGGTGGCCGTGGTCCGTCGCGCGGGCGCCGGCGGCGACGAACGCGGCGCGGCGCGACCGGAGCGCATCGAGGTAGGACCGGTAGTCGACGACGTCGGTCCCCGCCGCCGCGCCGAGCTCGGCCACCTGGGTGGCCCAGTCCGCACGGTCGACGTGCAGGAGCGGGTCGGGGCGGAACGTCGGCACGACCCGCTCGCCCCAGCCGTCGGCCGCGAGGCGCGCGTGGTCGGCGAGCGGGGACTGCGCGGGGTCGGTCGTCGCGAGGAGCTCGAGGCCGAACTGCTCGAACAGCGCACGCGGCCGGAACTCGGGGCGCGCGAGGCGGTCGATCAGGTGGTCGTACAGCACGTCGGCGGTCTGCGCCGACGGCTTCACCGTTGCGCCGAACACCTCGACGAGCGCGTGCTCGGTCCAGTAGCGCGTCGGGGTGCCCCGGAACAGGTGCCAGCCCGCGCAGAACCGGCGCCAGATCTCGCGCGGGTCCGTCTCGGCGGGCGGGGTGCCGTCGGGCGCGCCGGGCACGGGCGCGACGCCGAGGTCCTGGACGCCGCGCACGCCCGGTGCGCCGTGCGGCGACGTGCTCTGCGCGACGAGCATGCGCACGAGGTAGTGGTCCGGCGTCACGAACAGCGCGGCGGGGTCGCCGAACGGGGCGTCGTCGGCGAGCAGCGCGGCGTCGACGTGCCCGTGCATGGAGACGATCGGCAGGTCGCGCGTCGCGGCGTAGACCTCGCGGGCGAGCGGTCGGAGCACGGGGTCGGCGGGGAGCGCGCGGTCGGGGTGCAGGGACCACGGCGCCATCGCGGTGGTCGGGTCCAGGTGGGCCGTGCTCGTCACGGGTTCCTCCAGTGGCGTCGTTGCGAACGTTTGCATCCTACGTCATCGGTGTTCTGATGTGCCACGACCCCCGAGCGCTACAATCGTTCGCAGCCCCCGTCTCCCCACGGGGTCCCCAGCCCCGAGGAGGCAGCCGTGGTCACCGTCCGTGACGTCGCCCGCGAGAGCGGGGTGTCGATCTCCACGGTCTCCCGCGCGCTCGCCGAGCCTGAGCGCGTCGCCCCGGAGACGCGCGACCGCGTCGTCGCCGTCGCCAACCGCCTCGGGTACCGGCCCAACCGCGCCGCGAGCGGGCTGCGCGCCGGCCGCACCGGAGCGCTGGGGCTCGTGGTGCCCGACCTGGAGAACCCCTACTTCGCGTCCGTGACCAAGGGCGTGCAGGCGCGGGCGCGCCAGACCGGCCACGCCGTCTTCGTCGTCGACGCGGGGGAGGACCCCGCGCTCGAGACCGAGCTCGTGACCGGTCTGCGGTCCCAGACGGACGGGCTCGTGCTGTGCTCCCCGCGCGCCGCCGAGGCGGACCTCGACGCCGCGCGCGACGCCCCCGTCGTCCTCGTCAACCTCCGGCACGACGGCGTCCCCTCCGTCTCCTCCGACGACGCGCACGGCGTCGTCCTCGCCGTCGAGCACCTGCGCGCGCTCGGCCACCGCCGCGTCGCGTACGTCGGCGGGCCCGACCGGTCGTGGTCGGACGCGCGGCGCCGCGCCGGCCTCGACGCCGTCCGCGAGCGCTACCCGGACGTCGAGACCGTGACCGTCGGGTCGTTCCGCCCCCGCGTCGAGGGCGGTCGTGCGGCGGCCGACCTCGTCGTCGCGTCCGGCGCGACGGCGGTGCTCGCCTACAACGACCTCGTCGCCCTCGGCCTCGTGGCCCGCCTGCGCGAACGGGGCGTCGACGTCCCGCGCGACCTCAGCGTCGTCGGGTTCGACGACACGTTCGTCGCGACCCTCGCCTCCCCGCCGCTGACCACGGTCCGCACGGACCTCGCGCAGCTCGGCGCCCGCGCCGTCGACCGGCTGGTCGCGGCGCTCGGCACGCGCCGCCCCGACGTCGCCGCCACCGTCGGGACACCCCCCGAGGAGTCGGCGGACGACGTCCTCCCGGTCGAGCTCGTCGTCCGCGACTCCACGACCCTCGCCCCCACCGGCCAGCCGGTCCCGCCGAGATAGGGCCTCCCGTCTCCGGGTAGAGCTCGCGGGGCTCTACCTCGCGACCGAAACCTCTACCTCGCGCTGCCCGGGTTCTTCCTCGGCAGACGACGGACCCGGGGCTGCCTCGTGCGCCGGGGTGGCGCACGAGACAGCCCCGGGTCCGGGACCGGGTCGGTCAGCCGCAGGACGGCTGGCCGTGCTCCGGCGTCGCGACGGTCTCCCGCTCGTCAGAGGTGTCGGACGGACGGGCGGTGACGGTCACGGATCCGGCCGCCGGGTCCTCGACGCCCCGGACGGCGAACGACTGGTAGGCGTTCTTGCCGGGGGCGACGTCGGTGAACGTCTTGGACCCGTACGGCGTGTCGAGGACGACGTCCAGCGGGACGGTGTCCTCGTTGAGCGCGCGGACGGCGACGTACGGCGTGCCCGCGAGGCACCGGACCTCGGCGGTCGCGGTGATCGCGACCTCCTCCTGGCCGGGCTCCTCCACGCTGGGGAGGCGCTCGATCCAGATGTTGCGGAACCGGGGGTTGAGGCCGGGGTCGCCGTGGTCCTGGAGCTTGATGTACCCCGACGTGGGTCCCTCTGCCCGGCCGTTTCCGGTCTTGCCGGTGACCGCGACGTCGTCGTGCACGACCTGCCCGTTCCACACGAGGGTGATGCGGGCGTCCTCGGTCTTCTTGCCGTCGGGACCGAACCGCGCCGCCCGGAACTCGAGGTCGTACGTCTGCCACGTGCCCATCGGGGTCGCGGCGTTCACGTCCGGGGCCTTCTGGAGGTAGATCGACCCGGCGTCGTTGTTCTTCGGCGGGTCGATGCCGAAGGACTCGAGCACCTGCACCTCGTACCGCTCCTGGATGTAGACGCCGCTGTTGCCGCGGGCCTGGCCCGTGACGTCGGGCGCGTGCTCGGGCTGGTACCACTCGACGTGCATCCGGAAGTCGTCGAACTTCTCCTTGGTGCGGATGTCGCCGCCGAACGACTCGACGGAGCCGTCGGCGATCGGCCAGGTCGCGGGCCCGCCGCCGTTGACGGCCGCCCACTGGTCGAGGTCGTCGCCGTCGAACAGCGCGATGCGCTCGGTCGGGGTGACCGTGAGGCTGTCGAGGTTGACGTGCCCGATGTCGTCGTCGTCGTGCCGGATCGTGATGGTGTTGGCGCCCTCGCGCAGCGGCACGGTCTCGACCTGGGTGGCCCAGGTGGACCAGGCCACCGTGCTGTCGAACCAGACCTGCTTGATCTTCTCGCCGTTGACGTAGAGGCTCAGGTTCCTCGGCAGCGGCGCGGGGTCGCTGTTCTGGCCGTTGGCGTAGCGGATCGCGAGGTCGTGCAGGCCGGCCTCCTCGGTGCGGACGGCGAACGTCGTCTGCGCACCCGGCTCCCAGTTGCGGTCCACGAACCCGGACCCCGAGTAGCCGGCGTGGTTGCTGTTCCACCCGGCCCCGCCCTCGATGTTCGCTGCCTCGGCCTCGTAGACCGGCGGCGCGACGGACCCGTCGGGCAGGCGCGTGAGGGTGTACCAGGCCTCGGTGCTCCACAGCTCCTGGCCGCTCTCCGACGCGAACGGGCGCGGGGAGTGGACGTTCACGACGCGGCCGGGCTTCAGCCCGTCGATCTGGAGCGTGACGGTCTTGCGGTCCTCCGAGACGGTCGCGGCCGCGACGTCGAGGTCTTCCTCGTCGACCTTCGGGCCCCCGTACTGCGGGGTCGCGACGTAGCGCCACTGCGCGGCGGTGTACTTCGACGCGAGGTCCTGTGCCGTCTCCTCGGACAGCGGCTGCGTGTACTCGATCTCGAAGCCGCCCTCGACGGCCCGCATCGCGAGCATGTCGAACGCGTTGTTGTCGTCGTACGTGAGCTTCTGCAGGCCGTAGGAGAGCTTGCCCGCCTGGCCCCAGTTGCCGGACCAGCCGATGCCACCGACGTAGATCGCACCGTCGGGGCCGACGCTCGTCCGGCTGACGCCGGACTCCAGGCCCTGCGTCATGCGGAAGACGGCACCCTGCTCCTGGCCCGCGACGTCCTCGAGGTAGGCGCGCTGCAGGCCGCCGTACGTGACGTCGCCGATCGCGAGCTGACCGGCGAACACGCCCTCGGTGAGCACGACCGGGTTGCTGGGCGAGTTCGAGATCTCGCTGTGCGGCATCCACAGGACCGGCTCGGTGACGGGCTGGTCGTCGTAGGGGCCGTCGGGGTTGGTGAAGTGGTTGTAGAACGCGCCTTCCTCGACGCGCACGAGCTTGGACGTCGGGATGCGGACGCCCTGGTTGTCGGCGACGTACATGGCGCCGTCGGCGCCCCAGCCGAGCCCGTTCGGGGTGCGCAGGCCGCCCGCGACGTACTCGACCTCGCCGGTCTCCTTGCTGATCTTCATGACCGAGCCGCGGTTCTCCGCGAGCTGTGGGTCGAGCGAGTTGCCGCCCGGCACCATCGCGATGCCGGTCGTGATGTAGAAGTAGCCGTCCTCGTACAGGAGGCCGAACGCGAACTCGTGGTAGTTGCCGCCGAACGGCCAGGTCGCGATCGTGTCGTACTCGTCGGCGACCTCGTCGCCGTCGGTGTCGACGAGCGCGGTGAGGCCGTCCTTCTCGGACACGTAGATCGTGCCGTCGACGTACTTGAGGCCCATCGGCTCCGTCAGGCCCTCCGCGACCTGGGTGTACGTCACCTCGTCCGCGCCGGTGTCCCCCTGGACGTGGTCGACCAGGTACACCGCGCCGAGCTGCGTGAGCCGGTCGCCGCCCCACGTGGAGATGGCCAGACGGCCGTCGGGCAGCCAGTCCATGCCGGTCACCTGGGGCTGGAAGCCCTCGGGGCGCAGGTCGGTGAGCGTGTAGTCGGGGTGCACCTCGGTGAGGGGCAGGCCGTCGCCGGGGGCCTCGGTGACGCCCTCGCACTGCTTGCGGCCGGGCGAGGTGACGCGCGTGACGTCGGCGTCGGTGCTCAGCACGGAGTTCGGCACGACGACGTAGCCCGACGCGCCCGGCGGGCGCCACTCGAGCTTGAGCCGCTGGTCGAACTCGCCGTCGAAGTGGTCGATGCGCAGCGCGCGGTACCCCGCCTCGAGCGCGATCGACCCCTCCTTGGGCGTCGCGCCGTGGCGTCCCGGGTGGTCGACGACGAGCTCGTCGTCGAGCAGCAGCCGCGCGCCGTCGTCGTTCGTGATCCGGAAGTCGTACGTCCCGGCCTCGGGGACGTTCAGGTACCCCGTCACCTCGGTGACGAACTTGTCCGTGAGCCCGAAGTCGGCCGCCGTGGTCCAGTCGATGGTCGGCATGATCTTGTCGACGTTGGGCGTCTGCCCCGGCTTGAGCGTGCAGTAGTCGTCGAGGATGACCTGGACGTCGAAGACGCGCAGCGTCACGCCGGGCTCCTGCGGGCGGATGTCCGCCTGCGTCGCGGCAGGTGCCACGGCGGGCGCGGCGGTCGGCACCGCGGCCTGGGCCGTGAGGACGCCGGACGGCACGGCCAGGGCGGCGAGCGCCGCCACGACGGCGCGCCGTCTTCTGCGTCGGTGCCCGGGCGTGGCGTGCGGGGGTGGTGCGTCGGTCGAGGGGTGTTCCATCAGCCTGCCTCTCCGTCGAGGACCGTGCGTCGGACTGCGCACAGGGCG
Protein-coding sequences here:
- a CDS encoding family 16 glycoside hydrolase, which gives rise to MEHPSTDAPPPHATPGHRRRRRRAVVAALAALAVPSGVLTAQAAVPTAAPAVAPAATQADIRPQEPGVTLRVFDVQVILDDYCTLKPGQTPNVDKIMPTIDWTTAADFGLTDKFVTEVTGYLNVPEAGTYDFRITNDDGARLLLDDELVVDHPGRHGATPKEGSIALEAGYRALRIDHFDGEFDQRLKLEWRPPGASGYVVVPNSVLSTDADVTRVTSPGRKQCEGVTEAPGDGLPLTEVHPDYTLTDLRPEGFQPQVTGMDWLPDGRLAISTWGGDRLTQLGAVYLVDHVQGDTGADEVTYTQVAEGLTEPMGLKYVDGTIYVSEKDGLTALVDTDGDEVADEYDTIATWPFGGNYHEFAFGLLYEDGYFYITTGIAMVPGGNSLDPQLAENRGSVMKISKETGEVEYVAGGLRTPNGLGWGADGAMYVADNQGVRIPTSKLVRVEEGAFYNHFTNPDGPYDDQPVTEPVLWMPHSEISNSPSNPVVLTEGVFAGQLAIGDVTYGGLQRAYLEDVAGQEQGAVFRMTQGLESGVSRTSVGPDGAIYVGGIGWSGNWGQAGKLSYGLQKLTYDDNNAFDMLAMRAVEGGFEIEYTQPLSEETAQDLASKYTAAQWRYVATPQYGGPKVDEEDLDVAAATVSEDRKTVTLQIDGLKPGRVVNVHSPRPFASESGQELWSTEAWYTLTRLPDGSVAPPVYEAEAANIEGGAGWNSNHAGYSGSGFVDRNWEPGAQTTFAVRTEEAGLHDLAIRYANGQNSDPAPLPRNLSLYVNGEKIKQVWFDSTVAWSTWATQVETVPLREGANTITIRHDDDDIGHVNLDSLTVTPTERIALFDGDDLDQWAAVNGGGPATWPIADGSVESFGGDIRTKEKFDDFRMHVEWYQPEHAPDVTGQARGNSGVYIQERYEVQVLESFGIDPPKNNDAGSIYLQKAPDVNAATPMGTWQTYDLEFRAARFGPDGKKTEDARITLVWNGQVVHDDVAVTGKTGNGRAEGPTSGYIKLQDHGDPGLNPRFRNIWIERLPSVEEPGQEEVAITATAEVRCLAGTPYVAVRALNEDTVPLDVVLDTPYGSKTFTDVAPGKNAYQSFAVRGVEDPAAGSVTVTARPSDTSDERETVATPEHGQPSCG